Proteins encoded within one genomic window of Couchioplanes caeruleus:
- the mtfM gene encoding small membrane protein MtfM has product MVTEIGYVSLLVAGLGGLAGGLGYLAMRIARGRW; this is encoded by the coding sequence ATGGTTACGGAGATCGGGTACGTGAGCCTGCTGGTCGCCGGTTTGGGCGGGCTGGCCGGCGGTTTGGGCTATCTGGCGATGCGCATTGCAAGGGGACGCTGGTGA